One Loxodonta africana isolate mLoxAfr1 chromosome 15, mLoxAfr1.hap2, whole genome shotgun sequence genomic window carries:
- the VPS11 gene encoding vacuolar protein sorting-associated protein 11 homolog isoform X1: MAAYLQWRRFVFFDKELVKEPLGNDGAAPGAAPASGPAASKLLCLPPGITVCDSGRGSLVFGDMEGQIWFLPRSLQLTGFQAYKLRVTHLYQLKQHNILASVGEDEEGINPLVKIWNLEKRDGGNPLCTRIFPAIPGTEPTVVSCLTVHENLNFMAIGFTDGSVTLNKGDITRDRHSKSQILHKGNYPVTGLAFRQAGKTTHLFVVTTENVQSYTVSGKDYPRMELDIHGCGLRCSALSDPSQDLQFIVAGDECVYLYQPDERGPCFAFEGHKLIAHWFRGYLVIVSRDRKVSPKSEFTSRDSQSSDKQLLNIYDLCNKFIAYSTVFEDVVDVLAEWGSLYVLTRDGRLHALQEKDTQTKLEMLFKKNLFEMAINLAKSQHLDSDGLAQIFMQYGDHLYSKGNHDGAVQQYIRTIGKLEPSYVIRKFLDAQRIHNLTAYLQTLHRQSLANADHTTLLLNCYTKLKDSSKLEEFIKTKSESEVHFDVETAIKVLRQAGYYSHALYLAENHAHHEWYLKIQLEDIKNYQEALRYIGKLPFEQAESNMKRYGKTLMHHIPEQTTQLLKGLCTDYCPSVEGRGEREALGCRANSEEFIPIFANNPRELKAFLEHMSEVQPDSPQGIYDTLLELRLQNWAHEEDPQVKEKLHAEAISLLRSGRFSNVFDKALVLCQMHDFQDGVLYLYEQGKLFQQIMHYHMQHEQYRQVIAVCERHGEQEPSLWEQALSYFARKEEDCKEYVAAVLKHIENKNLMPPLLVVQTLAHNSTATLSVIRDYLVQKLQKQSQQIAQDELRVRRYREETTRIRQEIQELKASPALTVGHALPVSPACSPKIFQKTKCSICNSALELPSVHFLCGHSFHQHCFESYSESDADCPTCLPENRKVMDMIRAQEQKRDLHDQFQHQLKCSNDSFSVIADYFGRGVFNKLTLLTDPPTARLPPSLEAGLQRDLLMHSRRGT, from the exons ATGGCGGCCTACCTGCAGTGGCGGCGTTTCGTATTCTTCGACAAGGAGCTGGTGAAAGAGCCGCTGGGGAATGATGGAGCCGCCCCTGGGGCCGCGCCTGCCTCGGGACCCGCTGCTTCCAAGTTGCTTTGCCTCCCTCCTGGCATCACTGTCTGCGATTCAGGCCGAGGGAGCCTGGTCTTTGGAGATAT GGAAGGCCAGATCTGGTTCCTGCCCCGCTCGCTACAGCTTACAGGCTTCCAGGCCTATAAGCTACGGGTGACACATCTGTACCAGCTGAAGCAGCACAATATTCTAGCATCTGTTGGTGAGGATGAAGAGGGCATCAACCCCCTG GTAAAAATCTGGAACCTGGAGAAGAGGGATGGTGGCAATCCTCTCTGCACTCGAATCTTCCCTGCCATCCCAGGAACAGAGCCAACTGTCGTGTCTTGTTTGACTGTTCATGAAAATCTCAACTTTATGGCCATCG GTTTCACAGATGGCAGTGTTACGTTGAACAAGGGAGACATCACCCGGGACCGGCATAGCAAGAGCCAGATTTTGCACAAGGGCAACTATCCTGTCACTGGACTGGCCTTCCGCCAAGCGGGAAAGACCACTCACTTGTTTGTTGTGACAACAGAGAACGTTCAG TCTTACACAGTTTCTGGAAAGGATTACCCTCGCATGGAGTTGGACATCCATGGCTGTGGCCTGCGCTGCTCGGCCCTAAGTGACCCTTCTCAGGACCTGCAGTTCATTGTGGCCGGGGATGAGTGTGTCTACTTGTACCAGCCTGATGAACGTGGGCCCTGCTTCGCCTTTGAGGGCCATAAGCTTATTGCTCACTGGTTTAGAGGCTACCTTGTCATTGTCTCCCGTGACCGGAAGGTTTCTCCCAA GTCAGAGTTTACCAGCAGGGACTCCCAGAGCTCCGACAAGCAGCTTCTCAACATCTATGACCTGTGTAACAAGTTCATAGCCTATAGCACCGTCTTTGAGGACGTAGTGGATGTGCTTGCTGAGTGGGGCTCCCTGTACGTGCTGACGCGGGATGGGCGGCTTCACGCACTGCAGGAGAAGGACACACAGACCAAACTGGAG ATGCTGTTTAAGAAGAACCTATTTGAGATGGCAATTAACCTGGCCAAGAGCCAGCACCTGGACAGTGACGGGCTGGCCCAGATCTTCATGCAGTATGGGGACCATCTCTACAGCAAGGGCAACCACGATGGGGCTGTCCAGCAGTATATCCG AACCATTGGGAAGTTGGAGCCGTCCTACGTGATCCGCAAGTTTCTGGATGCGCAGCGCATCCACAACCTGACCGCCTACCTGCAGACCCTGCACCGGCAATCCCTGGCCAATGCCGACCACACCACCCTGCTGCTCAACTGCTATACCAAGCTCAAGGACAGCTCAAAGCTGGAGGAGTTCATCAAG ACGAAGAGTGAGAGTGAAGTGCACTTTGATGTGGAGACAGCCATCAAGGTCCTCCGGCAGGCCGGCTACTACTCCCATGCCCTCTATTTGGCTGAGAACCACGCGCATCACGAGTGGTACCTGAAGATCCAGCTGGAAGACATTAAG AATTACCAGGAAGCCCTTCGGTACATCGGCAAGCTGCCTTTTGAGCAGGCAGAGAGCAACATGAAGCGCTATGGCAAGACCCTCATGCACCACATACCAGAGCAGACCACCCAGTTGCTGAAGGGGCTCTGTACTGATTATTGCCCCAGCGTTGAAGGCCGAGGCGAGAGGGAGGCTCTGGGCTGCAGG GCCAACTCAGAGGAGTTCATCCCCATCTTTGCCAACAACCCGCGAGAGCTGAAAGCCTTCCTGGAGCACATGAGTGAAGTGCAGCCTGACTCGCCCCAGGGCATCTATGACACACTCCTTGAGCTAAGGCTACAAAACTGGGCCCATGAGGAGGATCCACAG GTCAAAGAGAAGCTTCACGCGGAGGCCATCTCCCTGCTGCGGAGTGGGCGCTTCTCCAATGTCTTCGACAAGGCCCTAGTCCTCTGCCAGATGCATGACTTCCAGGATGGGGTCCTTTACCTCTATGAGCAGGGGAAACT GTTTCAGCAGATTATGCACTACCACATGCAGCACGAGCAGTACCGGCAGGTGATCGCCGTGTGCGAGCGTCACGGGGAGCAGGAGCCCTCCCTGTGGGAACAGGCGCTCAGCTACTTTGCCCGCAAAGAGGAGGACTGCAAGGAGTATGTGGCAGCTGTGCTAAAGCATATCGAGAACAAGAACCTCATGCCACCCCTTCTAG TGGTGCAGACCCTGGCCCACAACTCCACAGCCACCCTGTCCGTCATCAGGGACTATCTGGTCCAGAAACTGCAGAAACAGAGCCAGCAGATTGCACAGGACGAGCTGCGCGTGCGGCGGTACCGAGAGGAGACCACCCGCATCCGTCAGGAGATCCAGGAGCTCAAGGCCAG CCCTGCCCTCACTGTTGGCCACGCATTGCCTGTCTCCCCTGCCTGTAGTCCGAAGATTTTCCAGAAGACCAAGTGCAGCATCTGTAACAGTGCTTTGGAGTTGCCCTCAGTCCACTTCCTGTGTGGCCACTCCTTCCACCAGCACTGCTTCGAGAGTTACTCGGAAAGTGATGCCGACTGCCCTACCTGCCTCCCTGAAAACCGGAAGGTCATGGACATGATCCGGGCCCAGGAACAGAAACGTGATCTCCATGACCAGTTCCAGCACCAG CTCAAGTGCTCCAATGACAGCTTCTCTGTGATTGCTGACTACTTTGGCCGAGGCGTTTTCAATAAATTGACTCTGCTGACAGACCCTCCTACAGCCAGACTGCCCCCAAGCCTGGAGGCCGGGCTGCAGCGGGACCTGCTCATGCACTCCAGGAGGGGCACTTAA
- the VPS11 gene encoding vacuolar protein sorting-associated protein 11 homolog isoform X2, translating to MAAYLQWRRFVFFDKELVKEPLGNDGAAPGAAPASGPAASKLLCLPPGITVCDSGRGSLVFGDMEGQIWFLPRSLQLTGFQAYKLRVTHLYQLKQHNILASVGEDEEGINPLVKIWNLEKRDGGNPLCTRIFPAIPGTEPTVVSCLTVHENLNFMAIGFTDGSVTLNKGDITRDRHSKSQILHKGNYPVTGLAFRQAGKTTHLFVVTTENVQSYTVSGKDYPRMELDIHGCGLRCSALSDPSQDLQFIVAGDECVYLYQPDERGPCFAFEGHKLIAHWFRGYLVIVSRDRKVSPKSEFTSRDSQSSDKQLLNIYDLCNKFIAYSTVFEDVVDVLAEWGSLYVLTRDGRLHALQEKDTQTKLEMLFKKNLFEMAINLAKSQHLDSDGLAQIFMQYGDHLYSKGNHDGAVQQYIRTIGKLEPSYVIRKFLDAQRIHNLTAYLQTLHRQSLANADHTTLLLNCYTKLKDSSKLEEFIKTKSESEVHFDVETAIKVLRQAGYYSHALYLAENHAHHEWYLKIQLEDIKNYQEALRYIGKLPFEQAESNMKRYGKTLMHHIPEQTTQLLKGLCTDYCPSVEGRGEREALGCRANSEEFIPIFANNPRELKAFLEHMSEVQPDSPQGIYDTLLELRLQNWAHEEDPQVKEKLHAEAISLLRSGRFSNVFDKALVLCQMHDFQDGVLYLYEQGKLFQQIMHYHMQHEQYRQVIAVCERHGEQEPSLWEQALSYFARKEEDCKEYVAAVLKHIENKNLMPPLLVVQTLAHNSTATLSVIRDYLVQKLQKQSQQIAQDELRVRRYREETTRIRQEIQELKASPKIFQKTKCSICNSALELPSVHFLCGHSFHQHCFESYSESDADCPTCLPENRKVMDMIRAQEQKRDLHDQFQHQLKCSNDSFSVIADYFGRGVFNKLTLLTDPPTARLPPSLEAGLQRDLLMHSRRGT from the exons ATGGCGGCCTACCTGCAGTGGCGGCGTTTCGTATTCTTCGACAAGGAGCTGGTGAAAGAGCCGCTGGGGAATGATGGAGCCGCCCCTGGGGCCGCGCCTGCCTCGGGACCCGCTGCTTCCAAGTTGCTTTGCCTCCCTCCTGGCATCACTGTCTGCGATTCAGGCCGAGGGAGCCTGGTCTTTGGAGATAT GGAAGGCCAGATCTGGTTCCTGCCCCGCTCGCTACAGCTTACAGGCTTCCAGGCCTATAAGCTACGGGTGACACATCTGTACCAGCTGAAGCAGCACAATATTCTAGCATCTGTTGGTGAGGATGAAGAGGGCATCAACCCCCTG GTAAAAATCTGGAACCTGGAGAAGAGGGATGGTGGCAATCCTCTCTGCACTCGAATCTTCCCTGCCATCCCAGGAACAGAGCCAACTGTCGTGTCTTGTTTGACTGTTCATGAAAATCTCAACTTTATGGCCATCG GTTTCACAGATGGCAGTGTTACGTTGAACAAGGGAGACATCACCCGGGACCGGCATAGCAAGAGCCAGATTTTGCACAAGGGCAACTATCCTGTCACTGGACTGGCCTTCCGCCAAGCGGGAAAGACCACTCACTTGTTTGTTGTGACAACAGAGAACGTTCAG TCTTACACAGTTTCTGGAAAGGATTACCCTCGCATGGAGTTGGACATCCATGGCTGTGGCCTGCGCTGCTCGGCCCTAAGTGACCCTTCTCAGGACCTGCAGTTCATTGTGGCCGGGGATGAGTGTGTCTACTTGTACCAGCCTGATGAACGTGGGCCCTGCTTCGCCTTTGAGGGCCATAAGCTTATTGCTCACTGGTTTAGAGGCTACCTTGTCATTGTCTCCCGTGACCGGAAGGTTTCTCCCAA GTCAGAGTTTACCAGCAGGGACTCCCAGAGCTCCGACAAGCAGCTTCTCAACATCTATGACCTGTGTAACAAGTTCATAGCCTATAGCACCGTCTTTGAGGACGTAGTGGATGTGCTTGCTGAGTGGGGCTCCCTGTACGTGCTGACGCGGGATGGGCGGCTTCACGCACTGCAGGAGAAGGACACACAGACCAAACTGGAG ATGCTGTTTAAGAAGAACCTATTTGAGATGGCAATTAACCTGGCCAAGAGCCAGCACCTGGACAGTGACGGGCTGGCCCAGATCTTCATGCAGTATGGGGACCATCTCTACAGCAAGGGCAACCACGATGGGGCTGTCCAGCAGTATATCCG AACCATTGGGAAGTTGGAGCCGTCCTACGTGATCCGCAAGTTTCTGGATGCGCAGCGCATCCACAACCTGACCGCCTACCTGCAGACCCTGCACCGGCAATCCCTGGCCAATGCCGACCACACCACCCTGCTGCTCAACTGCTATACCAAGCTCAAGGACAGCTCAAAGCTGGAGGAGTTCATCAAG ACGAAGAGTGAGAGTGAAGTGCACTTTGATGTGGAGACAGCCATCAAGGTCCTCCGGCAGGCCGGCTACTACTCCCATGCCCTCTATTTGGCTGAGAACCACGCGCATCACGAGTGGTACCTGAAGATCCAGCTGGAAGACATTAAG AATTACCAGGAAGCCCTTCGGTACATCGGCAAGCTGCCTTTTGAGCAGGCAGAGAGCAACATGAAGCGCTATGGCAAGACCCTCATGCACCACATACCAGAGCAGACCACCCAGTTGCTGAAGGGGCTCTGTACTGATTATTGCCCCAGCGTTGAAGGCCGAGGCGAGAGGGAGGCTCTGGGCTGCAGG GCCAACTCAGAGGAGTTCATCCCCATCTTTGCCAACAACCCGCGAGAGCTGAAAGCCTTCCTGGAGCACATGAGTGAAGTGCAGCCTGACTCGCCCCAGGGCATCTATGACACACTCCTTGAGCTAAGGCTACAAAACTGGGCCCATGAGGAGGATCCACAG GTCAAAGAGAAGCTTCACGCGGAGGCCATCTCCCTGCTGCGGAGTGGGCGCTTCTCCAATGTCTTCGACAAGGCCCTAGTCCTCTGCCAGATGCATGACTTCCAGGATGGGGTCCTTTACCTCTATGAGCAGGGGAAACT GTTTCAGCAGATTATGCACTACCACATGCAGCACGAGCAGTACCGGCAGGTGATCGCCGTGTGCGAGCGTCACGGGGAGCAGGAGCCCTCCCTGTGGGAACAGGCGCTCAGCTACTTTGCCCGCAAAGAGGAGGACTGCAAGGAGTATGTGGCAGCTGTGCTAAAGCATATCGAGAACAAGAACCTCATGCCACCCCTTCTAG TGGTGCAGACCCTGGCCCACAACTCCACAGCCACCCTGTCCGTCATCAGGGACTATCTGGTCCAGAAACTGCAGAAACAGAGCCAGCAGATTGCACAGGACGAGCTGCGCGTGCGGCGGTACCGAGAGGAGACCACCCGCATCCGTCAGGAGATCCAGGAGCTCAAGGCCAG TCCGAAGATTTTCCAGAAGACCAAGTGCAGCATCTGTAACAGTGCTTTGGAGTTGCCCTCAGTCCACTTCCTGTGTGGCCACTCCTTCCACCAGCACTGCTTCGAGAGTTACTCGGAAAGTGATGCCGACTGCCCTACCTGCCTCCCTGAAAACCGGAAGGTCATGGACATGATCCGGGCCCAGGAACAGAAACGTGATCTCCATGACCAGTTCCAGCACCAG CTCAAGTGCTCCAATGACAGCTTCTCTGTGATTGCTGACTACTTTGGCCGAGGCGTTTTCAATAAATTGACTCTGCTGACAGACCCTCCTACAGCCAGACTGCCCCCAAGCCTGGAGGCCGGGCTGCAGCGGGACCTGCTCATGCACTCCAGGAGGGGCACTTAA